The segment GTACCGCGAATTTCATGATTAATTAGCCTCCTCGATTTCATAACGGTAGTCTTCGATTACAACGTTCGTTAAAACCTTTTCACACATTTCTTTTACTAGACTATCAATATCTCGTTCTGTATCTTTTAATGTTAATTCAAGATATTTACCAATACGTAAATCTTCTACTTCATCGTACCCAATCTTTGCTAAAGAACCTTGTACTGCAGAGCCCTGTGGGTCAAGAATGCTCTCACGTAATGTTACATAGATTTTTACTTTTTTCATTGTTATTTGCCTCCGAGTCTAGAAAGTATAATAGTATAAACTTCAGTTAAATTACCAAGGTTTCGACGAAAAACATCTTTGTCTAACTTTTGCTTTGTTGTTGCATCCCAAAGTCGACATGTATCAGGTGAAATTTCATCTGCCAATAATACAGTGCCATCTGCATCACGACCAAACTCTAATTTAAAGTCAATCAGTGTCACATTAACTTCTTCAAAAATTGGCTGTAAAACTTTGTTAACGGCTAGTGCCTTCTCGTAAATAGTAGTTACTTCAGCAGGTGTTGCAAGCTCCAGTATGTCAATATGCTCTGTTGTAATAAATGGGTCGCCTAAAGTATCATCTTTATAATAAAATTCAACGATAGGTCGTTTTAACGGTGCCCCTTCATCAAGACCAAGACGTGTTGCCAAGCTCCCTGCTGCTATATTACGAACGACCACTTCAATTGGGATAATCTCTACTTTTTTTACAAGCTGCTGTGTATCTGATAGTTGTTTTACGAAATGTGACGCAATTCCGTTAGCTTGTAATTTTTCGAAAATTAATGAAGTAATGCGATTATTTAATACACCCTTACCTTCAATTTCCTCTTTCTTTTCACCATTAAACGCTGTTGCACTATCCTTATATTCAACAAGCAGCACATTTGGCTCCTCTGTTGTATACAATCTTTTTGCTTTACCTTCATACAAAAGTTGACCTTTCGTCATGTCGTTTTCCCCCTGATATTATGAAATCCACCTGTAGTAATGTTCAGAATTGAACCGTATCTCTACGATTCAACTCTGAAACTTTTCACGAATATTAGTTCAGTCCTAATCGTTCAAAAATCATATCTACATGCTGTAAGTGATAGTTGTAATCAAAGCACTCATCCAGCTCTTCTTTTGTTAAATAGGACGTGATTTTTTCGCTAGCATCCACTAATGTACGGAACTGAACTTGCTCGTCCCATGCCTGCATTGCTAAAGGCTGTACTGTATCATATGCTTCCTCACGTACTAAGCCCTTATCAATCAATGCTAGTAAAATGCGTTGAGAATAAATAAGACCAAATGTGCGATCCATATTACGTTTCATATTATCAGGGAATACTGTTAAGTTTTTCACAATATTACCGAAGCGATTTAACATATAGTTAAGAGTAATCGTTGCATCAGGTAAAATAACACGCTCTGCCGATGAGTGTGAAATATCACGTTCATGCCATAAAGCGACATTTTCATACGCTGTCACCATATAACCACGCATTAAACGCGACATACCGACCATATTTTCAGAGCCGATTGGATTACGTTTATGCGGCATTGCTGATGACCCTTTTTGCCCCTTTGCAAAGGCTTCCTCTACTTCACGTGTTTCTGATTTTTGTAAGCCACGAATTTCTGTTGCGAATTTTTCAATAGATGTTGCAATTAAGGCTAATGCACCTAAATATTGTGCATGGCGATCACGCTGTAAAGTTTGCGTTGAAATTGGTGATGCTGTAAGCCCTAATTTATCGCATACATATTGTTCAACACGAGGATCGATATTGGCATATGTACCAACAGCCCCAGACATTTTCCCTGTTTCAATTACTTGAGCAGCCGCATCAAAGCGTTCAAGGTTACGCTTCATTTCCTCATACCATAAGCCAAGCTTTAAGCCGAAAGTTGTTGGCTCTGCATGTACACCATGCGTACGCCCCATCATAACTGTATATTTATGTTCCTTTGCCTTTGCAGCAATAATATCAATAAAATTTACTATATCCTTACGTAAAATCGTATTAGCTTGTTTGATTAAATAAGAAAGCGCAGTGTCCACTACGTCTGTAGATGTTAAACCATAATGTACCCATTTACGCTCTTCACCAAGCGTTTCAGAAACGGCACGTGTAAAAGCTACAACATCATGACGTGTTTCTTGTTCAATTTCTAAAATACGATTTACATCAAATGAAGCATTTTCACGAATTTTAGCAACGTCCTCTTTTGGGATTTCGCCTAACTCTGCCCAAGCCTCACACGCTAAAATTTCTACTTCTAGCCAAGCTTGATATTTATTTTGCTCTGTCCAAATTGCGCCCATTTCGGGTCTTGTATAACGTTCAATCATCGTGTATCTCCTTCTTATTCTGACCAAATACCAGAATGCTCAATTTGTTGTAATGTTTCCTCTAGGTTTTTTGTCATAATCGTTACATGGCCCATTTTACGGTTCACCTTAGCCTCAGCTTTCCCATAAAGATGAATAGACCATTCAGGATATTTAGCAATTGAGTTACTTAATGGCACGACATGCTGTCCTAATACATTGACCATAATGGATGGTGCCCAAAGCTGTGGCTTACGTAATGGCCAACCACAAACCGCACGGATATGCTGATGGAACTGTGAAATATTACATGCCTCTATTGAATAGTGACCTGAGTTATGAGGCCTTGGTGCTAATTCATTAATAACAATGCGCCCATCTTCTAATACAAACATTTCTACCGCTAAAGTTCCTACTAAATGTAAGTAATCTGCAATTTTTAAAGCTTCACGCTCTGCAGTTTGAGCTGTATCTTCTGTTATACGTGCAGGTACAATCGTTTCATGTAAAATATGATGCACATGAATATTCTCTCCAACAGGCTGACAATATGATTCACCGTCCCCATTTCTTTGGACAATAACCGATACCTCTTTTACAAAAGGTACAAACCCTTCTGCAATACATTGTGAATGAATAAATAATTCTTCTGCCAAAGGTAGGTCTGCTGCTGATTTTAAAAGCTGTTGCCCTTTGCCATCGTAACCACCTCTTGCTGTTTTGACTATACAAGGATACCCAATGGAATCAATATTGGCTACTAATTCTTCATAAGTTCTTGCTACAATATAAGGTGCTACCGGACAACCAGCCTTCACAATGGCATCCTTTTCTGTTATACGGTTTTGTGTAATGCGCACTAACTCAGCTCCTTGAGGAACATACGCAATTTGTGATAATCGTTTTAAACCTTCATAATCGATATTTTCAAATTCATATGTGATCACATCACTCACTTCTGCAAGCTCTTCCAATGCAGCTTCATCATCGTAAGGTGCTACAATACGAATATCAGCTACCTGCCCACACGGTGAGTCCATTGCTGGTTCAAGCACCGCAATTTTAAAGCCGGATTCCTTTGCAGCAAGTGCCATCATTCGACCAAGCTGCCCTCCGCCTATAATTCCAATCGTTTGTCCAGGGTAAATTATTTTTGTCACACTAAGTCACCTGAGCTTTCTACTACTTGCTGTTTTGTTGCCTCACGTCTAGCATCCAATTTAGTAGCAAGCTCCGTATCAGTTGTCGACAAAATTTGCACTGCAAGTAATCCTGCATTTGTTGACCCAGCTTTACCAATGGCTACAGTTGCTACAGGCACACCACCAGGCATTTGAACAATAGATAATAATGAATCAAGTCCATTTAGTGCACGTGATTGAACAGGTACACCAATAACTGGCAATGTTGTTTTCGCTGCTACCATTCCTGGTAAATGTGCAGCTCCACCTGCTCCTGCAATAATCACCTGTATACCTCGTTCGCGTGCTGTTTCAGCATACTCAAACATTAAATCAGGTGTACGATGTGCAGATACAACCTTTTTTTCATATGGTACTTGTAATTCATCTAATATATCACATGCATGTTTCATTGTTTCCCAGTCACTTGAACTCCCCATAATGACACCGATTTTCGGATTCATAAATTGTCGCTCCTTTTAAACGATAGAAAAATGATCAATTATTGTGCAAGCCTCTATTCTCTCATAGCGCCTGCAATTTTTCTCTTCCTTGACAAAAAAATCCCCAACTAAACTACTCTCTACCATACACGCGAAAGCAGCTTACTTGAGGACTTATAAAGACAAGAATATATCCATGTATAAATCTATACATCGATCCTCTTGTAGCATTCCAAAAGCGCTTTCCCGCATAGTCCAGCATTTACGGTGCCGGGTAGAAACACTAGAGCCAATCCTCTAGCATATATGTGGGATTTATTTGTTTTTCCTTCTCACATTTTAACAAGGGATTCCCTTATCGTCAATGCAAAAATACGAACATTTTTTTAATGTTAATATAAAACATTCGGATTTTATTTATATTTACTCCATATCCTGAATGAGCATAGCTTTAAATTGAATTTTTTGGCGTAAATATGTCGGCTCATTATTTACTAGATGAAAAATTGGCTCTTCCTTTCTACCAACCGCTATATACCCATCCTTACGCATTCTTGCTAAACATTCATCAATGGATTCATGTTCTTGCACTTCATACCAAATTTGTTTTTTTCCCAATTTTGACTTCCTTTCAACCTTAATCATTTGAACTTCATTATGCTTTGAAAAAGCTACCAATTTTAGTCAAGCTATAAAATAGATACCTAACAAAATGAACAATAATAGTAAATGTAGCACAACAAGTATCTTACGAAAATCACCATTAATGCCGAATAATGCACTGATAATACCAATTATACTTAAAATAAATGGCATAAACCCGCTTAGTTCATAAAGCAACTTAAAAAAAGCTCCATACCACTTTGTCGAATCATGGCCAAACATAAAGATTATTAATAAAAGACACAAAATCGATATACTTGTAAAAATATTATGCCTCATTTTTAATCCTCCATTATAAAACCCCTTTTATTTCTATTTATTAGCATTTGTTATAGACAATTGTAACATTTTGTTTATCATATCATTTTTTTATTACTTTATAAAACTAGGGTGTAAAGAGCCATAATAAGGTTTTTCATACTATTAAATTCTGAACTGAGGTTTTATTAAATAAAGTTACTTAAGAAGCAGGTAATAAAAGTGAAAAGACGCTCATTGTGCTATTTATATGTAATTGTAAAGCCAAGTTATAAAAGGGATAATGTTTCTTATAAGCATTTGAAACTACCAAGCGTTTTTTAAGACGGGTTATGGAAAACAGTTTTTATCATTATCTTCTGGTTAAGCAATATTATAAATAGTACCACTTTACAAGGAGGGGATGAACATTGAAAACAGGGTTCGGTAGCCAGCCCTTATAATAGCTGACTATTGACTGCAAGTAGAGGTTGCTATATCAAGCTATAGCTGTATATATCTGTAGAGAGGAGCAGACTTTAATAGAATTGGAAAACTATTTGAGCTCTACTAATATCTTAATCTTCAGGCAGAGCAAATTTTTTTATGTAAAAACATAGTGATAGTGTAACGTAACGATAGTTACAAGGAGATAGAATTTTACATACAAAAAAGTCATGGAATATATTCCATGACTTTTTATAGATTGCCTAGCGACGTCCTACTCTCACAGGGGGAAGCCCCCAACTACCATCGGCGCGAAAGAGCTTAACTTCCGTGTTCGGGATGGGAACGGGTGTGACCTCTTTGCCATTATCACTAGACTATTTAAAAGACAAGATTTATTATAACAGGTTTTGTTATCATTGCAAGCTTTTTTTAAAACTTTCTTGTTCTTTCAAAACTGGATAAACAGTGCATTGAATTGCGTCAAACTGGTTTTGGTTAAGTCCTCGATCGATTAGTATTCGTCAGCTCCATGTGTCGCCACACTTCCACCTCGAACCTATCTACCTCATCGTCTTTGAGGGATCTTACTTACTTGCGTAATGGGAAATCTCATCTTGAGGGGGGCTTCATGCTTAGATGCTTTCAGCACTTATCCCGTCCACACATAGCTACCCAGCGATGCCTTTGGCAAGACAACTGGTACACCAGCGGTGTGTCCATCCCGGTCCTCTCGTACTAAGGACAGCTCCTCTCAAATTTCCTACGCCCACGACGGATAGGGACCGAACTGTCTCACGACGTTCTGAACCCAGCTCGCGTACCGCTTTAATGGGCGAACAGCCCAACCCTTGGGACCGACTACAGCCCCAGGATGCGATGAGCCGACATCGAGGTGCCAAACCTCCCCGTCGATGTGGACTCTTGGGGGAGATAAGCCTGTTATCCCCGGGGTAGCTTTTATCCGTTGAGCGATGGCCCTTCCATGCGGAACCACCGGATCACTAAGCCCGTCTTTCGACCCTGCTCGACTTGTCGGTCTCGCAGTCAAGCTCCCTTGTGCCTTTACACTCTACGAATGATTTCCAACCATTCTGAGGGAACCTTTGGGCGCCTCCGTTACCTTTTAGGAGGCGACCGCCCCAGTCAAACTGTCCGCCTGACACTGTCTCCTGCCCCGCTAAGGGGCATGGGTTAGAATTTCAATACAACCAGGGTAGTATCCCACCGACGCCTCCTTCGAAGCTGGCGCTCCGAGATCTCTGGCTCCTACCTATCCTGTACAAGTTGTACCAAAATTCAATATCAGGCTACAGTAAAGCTCCACGGGGTCTTTCCGTCCTGTCGCGGGTAACCTGCATCTTCACAGGTACTATAATTTCACCGAGTCTCTCGTTGAGACAGTGCCCAGATCGTTACGCCTTTCGTGCGGGTCGGAACTTACCCGACAAGGAATTTCGCTACCTTAGGACCGTTATAGTTACGGCCGCCGTTTACTGGGGCTTCAATTCGTAGCTTCGCTTGCGCTAACCACTCCTCTTAACCTTCCAGCACCGGGCAGGCGTCAGCCCCTATACGTCACCTTACGGTTTTGCAGAGACCTGTGTTTTTGCTAAACAGTCGCCTGGGCCTATTCACTGCGGCTCTCTCGGGCTTTCACCCTAACAGAGCACCCCTTCTCCCGAAGTTACGGGGTCATTTTGCCGAGTTCCTTAACGAGAGTTCTCTCGCACACCTTAGGATTCTCTCCTCGACTACCTGTGTCGGTTTGCGGTACGGGCACCTC is part of the Lysinibacillus sp. FSL K6-0232 genome and harbors:
- the purS gene encoding phosphoribosylformylglycinamidine synthase subunit PurS gives rise to the protein MKKVKIYVTLRESILDPQGSAVQGSLAKIGYDEVEDLRIGKYLELTLKDTERDIDSLVKEMCEKVLTNVVIEDYRYEIEEAN
- the purE gene encoding 5-(carboxyamino)imidazole ribonucleotide mutase; this translates as MNPKIGVIMGSSSDWETMKHACDILDELQVPYEKKVVSAHRTPDLMFEYAETARERGIQVIIAGAGGAAHLPGMVAAKTTLPVIGVPVQSRALNGLDSLLSIVQMPGGVPVATVAIGKAGSTNAGLLAVQILSTTDTELATKLDARREATKQQVVESSGDLV
- the purC gene encoding phosphoribosylaminoimidazolesuccinocarboxamide synthase yields the protein MTKGQLLYEGKAKRLYTTEEPNVLLVEYKDSATAFNGEKKEEIEGKGVLNNRITSLIFEKLQANGIASHFVKQLSDTQQLVKKVEIIPIEVVVRNIAAGSLATRLGLDEGAPLKRPIVEFYYKDDTLGDPFITTEHIDILELATPAEVTTIYEKALAVNKVLQPIFEEVNVTLIDFKLEFGRDADGTVLLADEISPDTCRLWDATTKQKLDKDVFRRNLGNLTEVYTIILSRLGGK
- the purK gene encoding 5-(carboxyamino)imidazole ribonucleotide synthase, with translation MTKIIYPGQTIGIIGGGQLGRMMALAAKESGFKIAVLEPAMDSPCGQVADIRIVAPYDDEAALEELAEVSDVITYEFENIDYEGLKRLSQIAYVPQGAELVRITQNRITEKDAIVKAGCPVAPYIVARTYEELVANIDSIGYPCIVKTARGGYDGKGQQLLKSAADLPLAEELFIHSQCIAEGFVPFVKEVSVIVQRNGDGESYCQPVGENIHVHHILHETIVPARITEDTAQTAEREALKIADYLHLVGTLAVEMFVLEDGRIVINELAPRPHNSGHYSIEACNISQFHQHIRAVCGWPLRKPQLWAPSIMVNVLGQHVVPLSNSIAKYPEWSIHLYGKAEAKVNRKMGHVTIMTKNLEETLQQIEHSGIWSE
- a CDS encoding NETI motif-containing protein codes for the protein MGKKQIWYEVQEHESIDECLARMRKDGYIAVGRKEEPIFHLVNNEPTYLRQKIQFKAMLIQDME
- the purB gene encoding adenylosuccinate lyase, whose amino-acid sequence is MIERYTRPEMGAIWTEQNKYQAWLEVEILACEAWAELGEIPKEDVAKIRENASFDVNRILEIEQETRHDVVAFTRAVSETLGEERKWVHYGLTSTDVVDTALSYLIKQANTILRKDIVNFIDIIAAKAKEHKYTVMMGRTHGVHAEPTTFGLKLGLWYEEMKRNLERFDAAAQVIETGKMSGAVGTYANIDPRVEQYVCDKLGLTASPISTQTLQRDRHAQYLGALALIATSIEKFATEIRGLQKSETREVEEAFAKGQKGSSAMPHKRNPIGSENMVGMSRLMRGYMVTAYENVALWHERDISHSSAERVILPDATITLNYMLNRFGNIVKNLTVFPDNMKRNMDRTFGLIYSQRILLALIDKGLVREEAYDTVQPLAMQAWDEQVQFRTLVDASEKITSYLTKEELDECFDYNYHLQHVDMIFERLGLN